The following are encoded together in the Halopseudomonas salegens genome:
- a CDS encoding CinA family protein produces MSHYDPLIDVAAARLGNALQRAGWKATTAESCTGGGIAEAITRISGSSGWFETGFITYANTSKERWLGVSADTLQEHGAVSEPVVRAMASGVREAAGAQIAVAVSGIAGPDGGSTDKPVGTVWFAWAGPDGQVISECRRLQGDRRAVRAQTVLRALEGLLAQTREWGV; encoded by the coding sequence ATGTCGCACTATGACCCCCTGATTGACGTTGCTGCGGCGCGTCTGGGCAATGCCCTGCAGCGTGCTGGCTGGAAGGCCACAACCGCGGAATCCTGCACCGGTGGAGGTATTGCCGAGGCCATTACCCGGATCAGCGGGAGTTCGGGCTGGTTTGAAACCGGTTTCATTACCTATGCCAATACCAGCAAGGAGCGCTGGCTGGGTGTCAGCGCTGACACCCTGCAGGAGCATGGCGCTGTCAGCGAACCAGTGGTGCGCGCCATGGCCAGCGGTGTGCGGGAGGCGGCCGGAGCGCAGATAGCGGTGGCGGTAAGCGGGATCGCCGGGCCGGATGGCGGTAGTACGGACAAGCCGGTCGGCACTGTCTGGTTTGCCTGGGCCGGGCCGGACGGGCAGGTGATCAGTGAATGTCGGCGTCTGCAGGGCGACCGGCGCGCGGTGCGGGCACAAACGGTTTTGCGAGCGCTGGAGGGATTGCTGGCGCAGACGCGCGAGTGGGGTGTGTAA